The DNA segment CTTCCACCATCCAATCTGCGGACAAGGGGACTGATGCCAAGGAGCCTGGGCAGGGGTTTCAGGGCTCAGGTCACATGGGGGACCAAGCCCCAAAGCTCGGGGATCCCTGACACTGCCTCAGGGAGCAGGGGCCACCTCCCTGCGCCCAAGCTTTCCCCAACATGTTGCAGGGTGGGGTCCAGTGGGTGGGTCATGACCTACCACCACGCCCCACTCCTTGGTGGAAAGTGGGACAGGCCCCAGGCACACTGTGCCAGCTGTGAGGGAGCAGATGTGCCTGGGAGTGCCTCAGGCAGACAGCACAGGGGCACAGGGGCTGGCACTGCTGTCCGGCCTCGCCTGGCTGCAGACCGGCAGTCAGTGCACCTGATGGGCTGACCTGACTCGCACCCCCGTGTACAGGCCATTAGGCTGCAGCCATGGCCAAGCTCTCGGGACCCCTGGGGCAAGTTCAGGGCCCACCTGCACCCCTGGCAAGACCCCTCCTGGAAGCCCAGTCGTGCCTCTCAGGTGCTGAGCCCCTTGGAGATGCCGacacctctcctcccacccagaCTTCTGGAAAGGCCCATCCACAGAGGCGGCCTCCACGGCTTCTTCTGAGCTGCCCTCCCTGGACTCCTGCTTTTCCCAACATGCTGTGAGGCCTGGCCTCCTCCCCCCTCTCCGGTGCTCCTTGGTCACCTGGCTTCACTGGGCTGTCCCCTCCGCACCCTGAGaggcccctcccttcccttggAGGACGGTAACACCCTCCAACCTGCCCGCCCCCTGTGCTGGCAGCATGGCCTCCCCAGACCCTCAGAGGAGTCAGCAGTGCAgggccaggaagcacagagccgTCCCtgagacccccacccccactggctcagggtgacctgtgccccctgccctctctgggcagTGCCCAAGATAGGGGCCTGGGCCCGGCTGAGTATGTCCGGAGTGGGGTCTGTGTGCAGAAGGAGCAGGCCTCCCggcccccactctccacaggGCTGCTGGCGTGACGACCGCTCAAGCTGTCTCccggcctggggctgcctgcacgGTCAGCTGGTCAGCTGGGCCAGGCCAGGCGGGCAGAAAGGAAAAGGCTGGTGGGCTCTGCCACCCACAGCAGTCTTCCAGGCCCCCGCTCTGCCCTGTGGACTTTACGGGGAGAAATGGGGTCCCCCAGGTTGTGTCAGAGAAGGTGGCACTAAGCAGTCACCCTCACATCAGTGTCCTTGCACTGGGTACCCCCAGGACATGGCACCCTGCTCCTTACAGATGTCTGTCGTGGCTGACCAGAGCCCCAACAACTGGGCCATAGCCTCTCACCCTCCtgcacagctggggaaactgaggccaggttCACAGGGCCCAGGAGGCACTAGACTCTGGACCTAGTGTTCTCCATCCCACAGACCCCTACTGGATACTCCTTTTTTCTCCAAAGCACCCCAGCCCCCCAAGCTGAGCTTGAGATACCCCAGGAGCCTGTAGCTGAGCCTACAGGGAAGGCCAAGTAGACACGGGGACCTCTGTGCCTCCACAGAGTGGGCCTGGGGCAGCACACACCCCTCCGACGGCAGACCCCACCCCATGCCTGAGATGGCACACTGCTCATCTCTGGGTTAAGTCACCTTCCCCTGAACAAAGGCAAAAATTTCTTGAGAAACGTGACTGGCCTGTCTTGAGTATCTGTGTCCACTTCTGGAATGGTCCTGGCTGATCAGATGAACTTCCGCTAGGACCCAGCTGAGAAGTGGGCTCCCTGTTAAGTCTGGACAGTTTGGGGATCAACATGGAGTCTAGTaccctgggaggtggggctgggagcagcTCTGGCCGTGAGGACATTAGGGGCGGGAGTTTTCTGGTGGGCCCTTTCCCAGGCCCCGCCTCATTCACCCGGGTCCTCCCAGGAGGGACAGCCAGTGGAGAGGAGTCCTGCCAACAGCAGGCAGATGCAGCCCTCCTTGGGTACCTGCCAGGGGAGTGAGGAGTAGGGGCTGGGGGGTGATGCTTCTAGAAAGGGGGAGTGAGTGCATGTGACCCTCTTTCTGAGCCGGTGGCTGTCAGTGGGCAGGACAGAGGTTTGGGGGTGCAGACCCATTCAGCCTCCTGtttggagaagagggaagggtaCTGCAGGCAAGTCTTGGCCAGAAAAGGAGGCTTGCTCCACCGTGTGTGCTGGGCTCTGCTGCCGGCTCTCTGCTGCAGCCCTCCCCGAGCTAAGTTCTGTCCCCTCTCGGGCTGGGCTGCAGCCCTCCCCAGGCTGGCTCTGTTCTCCAAGGTCCCCCTGTCCCGGGGCTCAGCCCAGAGGCCCTGGCTCAGGCGGAGGGGCTGTCAGGGGCCAGAGCCCTGCCCTGACGGATGAGTGCTGACGGCCCCACTCCCTGCGTCCTCGGCCGCTGACACCCCATCACACTGCTGCGGGGACCCCGGGAGACCTGGCTGCCTCTGCGCACCCCCGCGGCAGCCTGCAGGCGACGGGGGCGGGGACGGTGCCAGGAGCCCCTCATTCGGCAGCACACCTGCGTCTCCACTCTCGGCTCCGCCGCGACGCTACCCGTCCCTGCCCTGCTCTGGTGGCGCCACTGGTGTCACCGGCCACGGCTCCATCCAGGAGTTGTCGGCGCGGCGGAGACTGCTGAGCGGGTCCCGGGCGCGCGAGGCCGGTGAGTGCGCGGAGGGGGCGACTGTGGGCAGGGAAGTGGGAGAGACGGGGGGGGGGTGCACCTGAGGTGGCCGGTGGGAGACCGCTTCCGGCGCTcgcgcccccacccccaccgcgaGCCCGGGTCGGAGGTCGCTGCGCCCCCCGGAGCCCGGCGCCGTGGCGCACGGGCGGCCGCTCCCGCCGCCAACTTCTGTAGGTGCGAGTCGGCGTCGGGGGGACGCGGTCCGTGGCGGAGGCTTCGGGGACTCGCTGCCTAGTGAGTGACCGCAGACCGCGTGGGGGCCGCTCCTCAGTTTCCCAGGCCGGAGTCCGAGTTGCGCCCCGAGAGCTTGTGCGGGTCCCGCGGGGTGCGGGGTCGCGGCAGGCGCCAGGCGGGGAGGGGCGCCGGGCGGGGCGGGAAGTTCCCGCGGGGTCCCGGGGCCACGCGCTGACTTATCGGGGCGCCGCAGGTTCTGCTCCGTCCGGGGCGCAGGTACGGCGGGCACGGGGCGGCGGCGGGTCGGAAGTTTGGGGGCTGCGCGGGGCCCGGCAGGGCGTGAGGGGCGCCGGGGTGGCGGGACGCCAAGCTTGTCGGGGCGCGGGCGGGGCAACCCCAGTCCCCACGTCCCCCACTTAGCGGCGTCCAGGCTCGGCGCACCGGGACCATCAGGGCGCAGCAGCCCCATCCTTGTAGGAGGGCGCCCTCCGGGCTCGGCtgtggagggaaggggggagggagttGGGGTCTCGACTTCAGCCGAGGAGGAGCCTGGTCACTTCCTCTGCACCACGCCCTGTGGGGTGCTCCCAAGTCCCAAGGGCGCCAGCCGGGATGGGTGAGCTATAATCAATCCCCTGGTGGCTGGTGGTGGCTCCAAGCACTGGGtgccccctctcccaccctgggGTGAGGCCTCCTGCGCCTGGCCTGCCACCAGTTCTGCCCCAGACAGGGAAAGGTTAGTGGGACCAGGTGTATGCACAGGCACACTGCGGGTGCAGGCCGCCCTGGGCACACGCACCCAGTCACGGGTTGGGACACATGTGCGAATGAATGTGCCTTTGGGGGTGTGTGCTGCTGTCTGGGGGTGTCTTCTGCTTGTGCACAAGCACGCTGGGCAGGTGCCAGGTGTTCTCTGGGCCCCTGTGGGGTCAGCAGGTGCTGAGATGGCTCCCAAccaagccccccccaccccaagccaggTGACTGATCTGAAGCGGGAGCACAGGAGGGGCCCCTCGCCCCCTTAGTCCAGAGGCCTAGGAGGAGCCCCCCCAGTTCAGGGGTCTGGCTGGGAAGTGGGGTGGGTGGTGGCACGAGGCAGCACAGCTGTGTGGCTCCCAGGGCTGGGTGATCGATGGCCCCAGCACAGCCGCCTCCATCTCCAGAGCACACACACCCATTTGTCATCTGTatcttgggggggtggggggcagggatggggcctGCCTCTGCACCCACCACCAAGTCCAGGGAGTGTCTGCAGCCCCTAAGGGAGCCCCAGTTCCTCTCCTGGGCACAGCCGCCTCCTCCCAACCATGCACTCCTCTTGGAGCCCTGTCCCCTCCCCGATGTGGACATCCCTGCACAAGCTAGTCACTTAGCCTCTGCTCACCCTGCCCTCCACACTCTAGCCATGGCCATGCCAACCCCACCTCCACAGGGCCCATCTGGACAGGCAGCCCTCGCCACCCCTGTGGCTGTTTCCATAATGGGGGTGCCCATCCAGTGTTTGGGGGCAGCAGACATGACTGCCTGCCATGTACAGAGCCCGAAGGCCAGTGGGGAGGACGGCCTGCTCCCAAAGGCTGCCCAGctaccccagccctgccctgctcaGTGCCCTGGCCGTCCCTGAACCCCGGGAGCAGGGCAAGTGTACATGTGTCTACATCCGTGAGTGACTGTGACCCTGTGTGTCCtcaggtgtgcgtgtgtgtgtgtgtgcatgcgcccTGTGCCTGTTCACACCCCGGCCGTGCCGAGTGCATTCATGTGTACAGTGACCCCGTCCACTCTGAGTGGAGTGTGAGCCTCGTGtgcctgggccccttgcattttGGTGGCCGCCCTGCTCTCTGTTCCGAGTCAGCCCAGCCGTGCAGAGGTGGTCCCTCCAGGCGCTGAGTGAGGAGGGCTCAGCGGGAGCTGTACGCTTGTGTGCACACACTCGCTGAGCACCCGGCTGAGGCGCACACTGGGGCGGTGGACAGCCCAGGTGGCAGCCCAGATGGAGTGCAGAGCGGCTTCTGAGCAAGCGTGCGGGGGCATGGGGAGAGGAGGGTCTTGGCCAAGCTCGGCCGCTGCAGGCTCGGCTGCCGACCTGCCGGCAGCCACCCAGATGGAGCCAGGCTGAGCAGGTGGCTGTGCCGTGAGGCCATGCTGGACATCCACgccccccagcctggcctggcccaTGCAAGGCTGGCCCCCTCAGAGACCACAGTGCCCACCCGACGCCCTGCAGAGCAGGGACACTGTGTAAACAGGCGCTCAGAACCTCTGCTGGTTTCTCATCTCACGGCTCTTATCCTGGCTTTCCCGCGGGCAGGAAAGTCTCTGGAGGGGTTAAGACAAGGAAGGGCCGTGTCCCCAGGAGTGAGTCTGGTCATACTTGGCTTCCTCCAGTCACTCACCCAGTGCCCGTGGGGTAGACGGAGACCCGGGCTCTGCTGGTGTGGGGGAGATGGGCGTGGATGGAATCACACCAGAAATGGGCCTGCTGGGGACTGGCCAGGCCTGAGGGGAGAGATGCGTGTAGGGTCAACCAATAAAGTACAGGACTTAAGCTTTAATTTCGGatgaacaacaaataatttttttagtgcaCATTCCAAATATTGGCTAGgtcatacttatactaaaaaagtaTTTCCCGTTTACCCGAGTCCCATTTACCTGGGCATCCTGCATTTTTTCTGCCGTGTGTCTGCTGACCCTACAGAGAGTGAGGCAGGGAGGCCACTTCTGctggcagaggccagggagggggagggggcgggtgcCGGTGCCTGGATGCTTAGCCTTGAGCTGTGACGGAGGGGAGGGGGCATCGGCCGGGGCGGCTGGCAATGACCGAGGCCCTGTCCGCAGGTGGCCATGGGGCCGGGGCTTGCCCGTTAGCAGCTGCCATGTCCGGAGAGGCAGGCTCATGCCGCCTGGGCCCCGGGGCACGGGCCCGGGCGAGGAAGCCTAAGAAGCCACACTATATCCCACGGCCCTGGGGCAAACCCTACAACTACAAGTGCTTCCAGTGCCCTTTCACCTGCCTGGAGAAGTCCCACCTCTACAACCACATGAAGTACAGCCTCTGTAAGgactccctctccctcctgctgGACTCCCCCGACTGGGCCTGCCGCCGGGCATCGGCTGCGTCCCGGCCACGTGCACCCACCCCAGGCCACCCCGCGGATTCCTCGGACCCCATGGACCCCAGCGGCCGGCCCCAAGGAGCGCTGGACGCTCCCGCCACGCCCGACCACATGGTCACCGATGTCCTCTCCCTGCGCCGCTGGGTTGGGGGCCCCAGGCCAGGGGCCGAGGGGTCCCCAGAGACACtgctccctgaggccagggacTCCCAGAAGGGTGCAAGCCTCGGTGGCCTCCTGGCCGAGTCGTGGAagccggggaggggtgggggcctgAGGAGCACGTCCGGGGTGGACGTGCCTGCCACGGGCCCTGAGAGCAGTGTCCCCTGCtaccccccgcccacccccgggGAGTTCCCTGAGGCCCAGAGCCTCCACCTGTCCCTGCTGGGCGTCAACTACCCTCTCGGCCCGGGCCTCTTTTCCTACCTGGGGCCCTCCCTGGCCGCTGCCGCCCACGTGCCCTTCCTGGCCTCAGCCAGCCCCCTACTGCCCCCGGCCACTGCCTTCCCTGCCCCACAGCCCCCAGAGCGCCCGGCCCTGGTCCCTCGCCTGTACTACCCCCTGCTCCTGGAGCACAGCCTGGGGCTACCGGCAGGCAAGACTGCCCTTGCCAAGCCCTCCGCCCCCCCCAAAGGGCCCCCCGAGACTCTGGTCCCTGGGCTGCTGAAGTTGCCAGTGCCTGGGCTGGGTGGGCCCTGGCCCCGTGGTGCTCTCAGGGACCCGGGGAAGGAGGGGGGGCTGGAGCGGGCTGCCCAGAGCGACCCCAAGAGGAAGCTGGCCCTGGGAGGCAGGCCAGAAGCCCCACAGGACCCCTGCAGCAGGATGAAATTCAGTTCCCAGAGCAGGTGGGTGTCAGGGGCCCCAGTCGTGGGGGTGTTAGGAGACGTGGGAAGagggctgggggggagggtggCTGGGCCCCCAGCTGGAGCTCAGTCACCAGGAATAGGGGCTTCAGGCCGCAGAGGGGAGACTGAGACCAGAGAGCCAAACTGTCCTTCCTTCTGGGGTTCCGAGGCCCTAGGCCAGGGCGCCAGGCTGGACAGGGG comes from the Delphinus delphis chromosome 15, mDelDel1.2, whole genome shotgun sequence genome and includes:
- the PRR35 gene encoding proline-rich protein 35 produces the protein MSGEAGSCRLGPGARARARKPKKPHYIPRPWGKPYNYKCFQCPFTCLEKSHLYNHMKYSLCKDSLSLLLDSPDWACRRASAASRPRAPTPGHPADSSDPMDPSGRPQGALDAPATPDHMVTDVLSLRRWVGGPRPGAEGSPETLLPEARDSQKGASLGGLLAESWKPGRGGGLRSTSGVDVPATGPESSVPCYPPPTPGEFPEAQSLHLSLLGVNYPLGPGLFSYLGPSLAAAAHVPFLASASPLLPPATAFPAPQPPERPALVPRLYYPLLLEHSLGLPAGKTALAKPSAPPKGPPETLVPGLLKLPVPGLGGPWPRGALRDPGKEGGLERAAQSDPKRKLALGGRPEAPQDPCSRMKFSSQSSLRTGPSVMLWPEDKELSDLESPGPAAPLPQQPLGLLLGGPGHVGEDLTRALGDCARVEQRLGQLAPAGGLAPRPLREQLGKIRRELLTIHQALERAVRPPDTPLDLSVKRAPTKGHEVPPGLWGQPELGPMLVRGTPKPPGMLAAQPLSSHTTKCEADSSVPPPGLPLQAPEDPVLPGSWGTRGGPGGSWPPEAVPGLQNPTGAEV